The following proteins are co-located in the Apium graveolens cultivar Ventura chromosome 5, ASM990537v1, whole genome shotgun sequence genome:
- the LOC141660023 gene encoding uncharacterized protein LOC141660023: MGDFTSALLLVRISNMGLGFHGCVVIMMDDDLSQWITLPKYSTPYIKGIKDFLENAFPKFSVGDEMLCPCKNCRNGKWHTQDLIYDHLICHGPCPLYANWICEVSSKDHRIDIERAENMGFEDSFTFGDNLDEMFHRTNDTTGPNDDAKNFYGHLEEGKQPLYPGCKKFSRLSFIIRLYSLKCIHGISESGFGDLLELIKDAFPEAHIPLSFNAAKNVIKDLGLDYQRIHACPNNCMLFWAESEKEENCKTCGASRLQRMFMSKELSELMLWHAKGRKKDGKLRHPADAEAWKALDARYPQFSSENRNIRLGLAADGFNPFRTMNISHSTWPIILVNYNIPPWLCMKQENLILSTLISGPESPKNNIDVFMQPLIAELNELWEVGIETYDALTDHTFNLRASLLWTISDFPGLAMLSGWSTKGRLACPVCNYETSSMYLKHSRKMCYMDHRRFLHPEHPWRLDKRKFNGQIELRGCPEVLTGTDIEELLAGFVNHFGGKKPEKKAPKK, encoded by the exons ATGGGT GATTTCACTTCTGCGTTGTTATTAGTACGCATATCTAATATGGGTTTAGGGTTTCACGGTTGTGTCGTTATTA TGATGGACGATGATCTAAGTCAATGGATAACCCTTCCAAAATACAGTACACCTTACATTAAGGGGATAAAGGATTTTTTAGAAAATGCATTTCCCAAATTTTCCGTAGGCGATGAAATGTTGTGCCCTTGCAAGAATTGTAGAAATGGCAAGtggcatactcaagatcttattTATGATCATCTTATTTGTCATGGCCCTTGTCCATTGTATGCGAATTGGATTTGTGAGGTTTCGAGCAAAGATCATAGGATAGATATTGAACGGGCAGAAAATATGGGTTTTGAAGATTCCTTTACCTTCGGAGATAATTTGGACGAGATGTTCCATCGTACTAATGATACTACTGGACCGAATGATGATGCCAAAAATTTTTATGGCCATCTTGAAGAAGGAAAGCAGCCCTTATATCCGGGCTGCAAAAAATTTTCCCGCTTAAGTTTTATCATTAGGCTGTACTCTTTAAAGTGCATTCATGGGATTTCGGAGTCGGGTTTCGGGGATTTATTAGAGCTGATAAAAGATGCTTTTCCAGAAGCACACATTCCTTTATCTTTTAATGCGGCAAAGAATGTTATTAAAGATTTAGGGCTCGATTATCAAAGGATACACGCCTGCCCCAATAATTGTATGCTGTTTTGGGCTGAAagtgaaaaagaagaaaattgtAAAACTTGCGGTGCTTCAAG GTTACAACGCATGTTTATGAGCAAAGAGTTATCAGAACTGATGTTATGGCATGCAAAAGGTCGAAAAAAGGACGGCAAACTTCGACATCCCGCTGATGCAGAGGCTTGGAAGGCATTGGATGCTCGTTATCCTCAATTTTCATCCGAGAACAGAAACATCAGATTGGGCCTAGCCGCTGATGGTTTCAATCCTTTTCGTACTATGAACATAAGTCATAGTACTTGGCCAATTATTTTGGTTAACTACAACATTCCCCCCTGGCTGTGTATGAAGCAAGAGAATCTAATTCTCTCGACACTCATATCTGGTCCCGAATCTCCGAAGAATAATATAGATGTCTTCATGCAACCTTTAATTGCTGAACTGAATGAGCTGTGGGAAGTAGGCATTGAGACTTATGATGCCCTTACTGACCATACTTTCAACTTGCGCGCTTCTTTACTTTGGACAATCAGTGATTTTCCCGGGCTAGCAATGCTATCTGGATGGAGCACAAAAGGAAGACTAGCTTGTCCAGTTTGCAATTATGAAACATCCTCTATGTACCTAAAACATAGTCGGAAAATGTGTTACATGGACCATAGGAGATTTCTCCATCCCGAACACCCATGGAGGCTTGATAAAAGAAAATTTAATGGTCAAATTGAATTGAGAGGTTGTCCAGAGGTTCTAACTGGAACAGACATTGAAGAATTATTGGCAGGATTTGTAAATCATTTTGGGGGGAAGAAACCAGAGAAGAAAGCGCCAAAAAAATAA